The following coding sequences lie in one Deltaproteobacteria bacterium genomic window:
- a CDS encoding YlxR family protein, with translation MSTRRRAIPRRSSASGPQRTCVQCGAVREKGGLLRIAGKPGVGWAPDPGGKLPGRGIYLCPAGECVDRFAARIRTPKGGARWKMGVAGKELADRLAASRHGGQEK, from the coding sequence ATGTCGACGCGAAGGCGGGCGATCCCCCGAAGGAGTAGCGCTTCGGGGCCGCAGCGAACCTGCGTGCAGTGCGGCGCCGTCCGGGAAAAGGGCGGGCTGCTCCGAATCGCAGGGAAACCGGGGGTGGGCTGGGCGCCCGACCCGGGAGGAAAGCTGCCGGGCCGGGGGATCTATCTCTGCCCTGCAGGGGAGTGCGTCGATCGGTTCGCAGCGAGGATTCGAACGCCGAAGGGCGGGGCCCGCTGGAAGATGGGTGTCGCAGGCAAGGAACTGGCGGACCGTCTCGCCGCATCGCGGCACGGCGGGCAGGAAAAGTAG
- the infB gene encoding translation initiation factor IF-2, translated as MDKVRVRDLAKELGMETSKEVLAFLERIGVKGKSASSNLEGEMIDRVRAHFKKPVPPPPPPRTTTLTRSDGVLERRSQKVVLRRGTPTPPPAPEPPPEEPPAPLEVVEETAPPVVVAEVPVGAPEKAPEPMVELPVPEPTLRVIEKPAAPPKPEDARKEKEKKWKKTRPHEKKVQKAVLKQTIIQEVLAEPEADAKKAEGAAPVPDVVVRQFQPGRAAKRRGGRPVREKKAPSTVPPKASKRLLKIEEVVTVGDLAHRMGVKAAEVIKKLIEMGMPTTVNQLLDADTAALLAQEYGFVVENVAPEVESLIDQEEDRVEDLRPRAPVVTIMGHVDHGKTTLLDAIRESNVTGSEAGGITQHIGAYEVEHNGRRVVFLDTPGHEAFTSMRARGASVTDIVILVVGADDGVMPQTVESIAHAKAAGVPIVVAVNKIDKPGAQPDRIRQQLSDHGLNPEEWGGQTLYANVSAKKKIGINELLEIVLLQADVLDLKGNPTKLARGTVIESRLEKGRGPVATVLVANGTLKVGDAIVTGIHYGRVRSLLNHKGKRLDEAPPGTPVEIQGLSGLPDAGQKFAVLKDERTARQIALHRGEKAREHAVVRPRMSLEDLHKQIDEGLVKELNIVLKSDVQGSMEALRFSLDKLADVKVKVVVIHSGVGGISESDVMLASASSAVIIGFNVRPEPKAAVLAEREGIDIRLYSVIYDVVDDVKKAMEGLLDPTLKEVVLGRAEVRNMFHISKIGTIAGCSVLSGKIARGASIRLLRDSVVVYEGKLSSLKRFKDDVKEVAEGYECGLGIDGYNDLHVGDQIEAFMIEKIAGTLA; from the coding sequence ATGGACAAGGTTCGCGTACGTGATCTGGCCAAGGAACTCGGCATGGAAACCAGCAAGGAGGTCCTTGCCTTCCTCGAGCGGATCGGCGTCAAGGGAAAGTCGGCGTCCAGCAACCTCGAGGGGGAGATGATCGACCGGGTCAGGGCCCATTTCAAGAAACCCGTTCCGCCGCCCCCGCCGCCCCGCACCACCACGTTGACCCGCTCCGACGGGGTGCTGGAGCGCCGTTCGCAGAAGGTGGTCCTGCGCCGCGGGACCCCGACCCCGCCCCCCGCCCCCGAGCCGCCCCCCGAGGAGCCGCCAGCCCCCCTCGAGGTCGTCGAGGAGACGGCGCCGCCCGTCGTCGTCGCCGAAGTCCCGGTGGGAGCACCGGAAAAGGCGCCCGAGCCGATGGTGGAGCTGCCGGTCCCGGAGCCGACGCTTAGGGTGATCGAAAAGCCCGCCGCGCCCCCCAAGCCGGAGGATGCGCGGAAAGAGAAGGAAAAGAAGTGGAAGAAGACGAGGCCCCACGAGAAGAAGGTGCAAAAGGCGGTCCTCAAACAGACGATCATCCAGGAAGTCCTCGCCGAGCCGGAGGCCGACGCGAAGAAGGCGGAAGGCGCCGCGCCCGTGCCCGATGTCGTGGTGCGGCAGTTCCAGCCCGGCCGCGCGGCGAAGAGGAGGGGGGGGCGGCCCGTCCGCGAGAAGAAGGCCCCCTCGACGGTCCCGCCGAAGGCGAGCAAGCGGCTGCTGAAGATCGAGGAGGTCGTGACCGTCGGGGACCTGGCCCATCGCATGGGCGTCAAGGCCGCCGAAGTCATCAAGAAGCTGATCGAGATGGGAATGCCCACGACCGTCAACCAGCTCCTCGACGCCGACACCGCCGCGCTCCTCGCGCAGGAATACGGTTTCGTCGTGGAAAACGTCGCCCCCGAGGTGGAGAGTTTGATCGACCAGGAGGAGGACCGCGTGGAAGACCTTCGGCCGCGGGCTCCGGTCGTCACCATCATGGGGCACGTCGATCACGGCAAGACCACGCTGCTCGACGCCATCCGGGAGAGCAACGTCACCGGGTCCGAGGCGGGAGGGATCACCCAGCACATCGGGGCCTATGAAGTGGAGCACAACGGCCGGCGGGTGGTCTTCCTCGACACGCCGGGCCACGAGGCGTTCACCTCGATGCGCGCCCGGGGTGCCTCCGTGACCGACATCGTCATCCTCGTGGTCGGGGCGGACGACGGCGTGATGCCGCAGACGGTGGAGTCGATCGCCCACGCCAAGGCGGCGGGGGTGCCGATCGTCGTCGCGGTGAACAAGATCGACAAGCCGGGCGCCCAACCCGACCGGATCCGTCAGCAGCTCTCCGACCACGGCCTGAATCCCGAGGAGTGGGGCGGACAGACGCTCTACGCGAACGTCTCCGCGAAGAAGAAGATCGGCATCAACGAGCTCCTCGAAATCGTTCTCCTGCAGGCGGACGTCCTCGACCTTAAGGGGAACCCGACGAAGCTCGCCCGCGGCACGGTCATCGAGTCGCGGCTGGAGAAGGGGCGTGGTCCCGTCGCCACCGTCCTGGTGGCGAACGGAACGCTGAAAGTGGGCGACGCCATCGTCACGGGGATCCACTACGGGCGTGTCCGCTCGCTGCTGAACCACAAGGGGAAGCGGCTCGACGAGGCCCCTCCCGGGACACCCGTCGAGATCCAGGGGCTGTCCGGCCTGCCGGATGCCGGCCAGAAGTTCGCCGTCCTGAAGGATGAGCGCACGGCGCGGCAGATCGCCCTCCACCGGGGCGAGAAGGCGCGGGAGCACGCCGTGGTGCGCCCGCGGATGAGCCTCGAGGATCTGCACAAGCAGATCGACGAGGGGCTGGTGAAGGAACTGAACATCGTGCTCAAGTCCGACGTCCAGGGGTCGATGGAGGCGCTCCGGTTCTCCCTCGACAAGCTGGCCGACGTGAAGGTCAAGGTCGTCGTCATCCACTCCGGCGTCGGGGGGATCTCCGAGTCCGACGTGATGCTCGCCTCCGCTTCTTCCGCCGTGATCATCGGGTTCAACGTCCGGCCCGAACCGAAGGCGGCCGTGCTCGCGGAACGCGAGGGGATCGACATCCGGCTCTACTCCGTCATCTACGACGTGGTGGACGACGTGAAAAAGGCGATGGAGGGGCTCCTCGATCCCACCCTCAAGGAGGTTGTGCTGGGCCGGGCCGAGGTGCGCAACATGTTCCACATCTCCAAGATCGGCACGATCGCCGGCTGCAGCGTCCTGTCGGGAAAGATCGCCCGCGGCGCGAGCATCCGCCTCCTTCGGGACAGCGTGGTCGTGTACGAGGGGAAGCTCTCCTCGCTGAAGCGGTTCAAGGACGACGTCAAGGAAGTCGCGGAGGGGTACGAGTGCGGCCTCGGGATCGACGGGTACAACGACCTCCATGTGGGCGACCAGATCGAGGCGTTCATGATCGAGAAGATCGCCGGCACGCTGGCGTGA
- a CDS encoding DUF503 domain-containing protein, translated as MAVLIAELLFPDAASLKDKRRRLVGLVARIRANYPVSVAEVGGQGLWQRGTVGAALVTTDGRLARSMLDRIAGGIGRDGEVELLSSRVEFFHPEGSETE; from the coding sequence GTGGCGGTCCTGATCGCTGAGCTTCTCTTCCCGGACGCGGCGTCCCTCAAGGACAAGCGGCGGCGCCTCGTGGGCCTCGTCGCGCGGATCCGCGCCAACTACCCCGTATCGGTCGCCGAGGTGGGGGGACAGGGACTCTGGCAGCGGGGGACCGTCGGCGCGGCGCTGGTCACCACCGACGGGCGTCTCGCCCGGTCGATGCTCGACCGGATCGCCGGCGGGATCGGCCGCGACGGCGAGGTGGAGCTTCTCTCCTCCCGCGTCGAGTTCTTCCACCCCGAGGGGAGCGAAACGGAATGA